CGTGGTACACGTCATACGTTAATTAACGTACTAGAAAACTTGCTACGTTTGTTGCACCCGTTAATGCCATTTATTACCGATACGATTTGGCAGCGTGTTGTGCCATTAAGTGCGCTACAGGTTGAAGAGAATGCCAGCATTATGGTGCAAGCATTCCCAGTACAAGATGCCGCTAAACAAGATGAGCAAGTACTTGCCGATATTGAGTGGGTGAAGAAATTCATCGTAGGTATTCGTAATATTCGCGGCGAAATGGATATTTCTCCAAACAAACCGCTTAATGCCTTACTTAAAAACGTAAGCGCTGAAGATAGCCGCCGTTTAGAGGCCGCTAAAGCCTTCTTAGATAAGTTATCTAAGCTTGAAACAGTGACCATCCTTAAAGACGGTGAAGAAGCACCAGCGAGCGCTACGGCACTGGTGGGTGAAATGGAAATTCTTATTCCTATGGCGGGTCTTATCGACAAAGATGCCGAGCTTGCTCGTATCACGAAAGCCATGGATAAAGTGGATAAAGACGTTTCACGTACACGCGGAAAGTTGAGTAATGATAAGTTTGTAAGCAACGCCCCAGACGCGGTGATTGAGAAAGAACGCGCTAAGCTGGAAGAAGGTGAAAAGCAGCTTGAGAAGTTAAAAGCTCAATACGAAACTATTGCGGCGTTATAAGTTTGTTGTAGCAGGGTTTTGACTGGTTTGTAGCTGCCTTAAAAGAGCTACTTTATAAGTCAGATCTAACAAGCGATTTGAAAAAGGGTTGTCGAAAGACAACTCTTTTTTTTGCTAAAAATCGTGCATTGGTGGCACAGGAATAAAGCGCTGCGCTTGTTAATGGTTCATGTAACGCTTTAACATATCCACCAAGGCTTTGCGTTTAATTGGCTTAGTGAGATAGTCGTTCATGCCTACATCGATAGCGCTCTGTTTGTCTTCTTTCATAGCATTAGCCGAGAGCCCGATAATGGGAAGGGTAGTAAAGCCCGCTTTTCTTAAGGCTTTTGTTGCCTCATAACCATCCATTACGGGCATTTGTACATCCATTAATACTAAATCATAATGAGGGGCGTTTTCTATTTTGCGCACTGCCTGATTACCATCTTCCGCGATATCAAACGTAATCCCTAAGGTTTTGAGCATTTCACCGGTAACAATCTGATTTATGTTGTTATCTTCAACCAATAATACATGCCCTTCTAAGCTAATATCTTCAATGATATCCGCCTTTTTAGTCATGGTTTTTCGTGTTTCATTACTGACTACCATAGACATGAAATGTTCAAATTGTGCAGGCGTAAAGGGGTGCATAATAAGAGGGCCTTTCCACAGGCTGTTGTACTTATCTTGCAGCGCACTCCCTACGGTATCCATGATCAAACCAACATGGGTTCCTTGCTCTGCCAGTTCGTGTAACCAGCGGATATTGTCTTTAAATACACCAAAGCTGGGAATATCAACAATAAGGTGTTTAGGCAGAGAATCGAGGGATTGGGCGGCGTAAATGTCCATGATATTGGCTTGGCTAATTTGTACTATCGACTGGTAGATATCTGGTAGCAGAGGCGAAGAGGTTAAGTACACACTGGATGTGGGCAACTGAGGCGTAAGGTCAAAAATACCAGGCTGATTCTTAAATACACGAAGGGGCAAGGATATTGTAAAGGTACTGCCTTTTCCTTCTACTGAAGTAGCTGATAGTGAGCCACCCATCAAGTCGGTGAGTTGTTTTACAATGGTTAAACCCAGACCGGTTCCACCGTACTTGCGGTTGGTCGCGTCATCCGCTTGAGTAAAGGGGTTAAAAATACGAGCAAGTTGCCGCTCACTCATTCCAATACCCGAATCTTCAATATTCATTGTTAGGGAGAGCAAATTACCTTTATCGTTAATGCTGCCATCAAACCGAATGCAAATTTGCCCTTGCTCGGTAAACTTCACCGCATTGCTTCCAATATTCATGATGATTTGCGCAATACGTAGCGGATCGCCAATAACTTGAGGCGGTATGGATGGTGACACGATAAAGCGAACAACTAAGTTTTTCTCTTTGGCTTTAAGCGCAATAACAGCAATGAGATTGTCGAATAAAGAATGAAGGGAAAAACTGACTTCTTCAATTTTAAGTTTGCCGGCTTCAATTTTTGAGAAGTCTAAAATATCATTGATAACACTCATTAAAATCTGGCTTGAATAGGCCGCTTTATCAAGATAACCGCTGACAATATCAGGCACTGGGTGTTGCTGAGCGAGTTCTATCAAGCCAATAATACCATTCATGGGCGTACGAATTTCATGGCTCATATTGGCTAAGAAAATACTCTTCGAGGCTGTCGCTCGCTCGGCTTTTATTTTACTTTCAGTCAGTTCTGAGTTTAAAGATTCCAATCTGCCATTCAGACCACGGGCTTCTGATAATAAGATTTCTGTTTGCTTGTTTTTATCACTAAATACATGGGCGGCTCGAGCAAGGTTTCCAATTTCATCGTTGCGGCTGTTGCCTGGAATACTCGAAATGTTTTGGCCTTCAGATAATCGATTGAATACGTGGGTTATGGTGCGAATAGGGCCTAAAATACGATAGGCGGTAAATATGGCGGCGATGACCGCAAGTAGAATGGCGACCAGTGAAAATATCTCACCATTACGTTGTGTTTCTTGCGCTACCAAATAGGTGTTGTGAGTAATAGATTCGGTTTTCGAAGTTACTTGATTAGCAAGTTCGCCGCTTAAATATAAAAACTCATTCGCTGAACCGGCCATAACCACATTAACCAAAAACAAATTCCCTTGGGTAATTTGTGTTAGCTTAAATAAGTCAGCTTCGGCCTTTTCAAGTAACTCATTCACTTGGCTATGAAGTGTATGATTGTTCATGGTAACCGCTTTAATGGCAGTAATTGCTTCATTGAATTGCGTGATTAACGCCATATCAGGCTTCATCAAATAGCGAAGGATTGCATTTTCCGCTTTAGCAATGTGGAAGTTAAGTTTATCAATGGTACTTTGAGGAAGCGCGAAGTCTTCATTGGCAGTATCAAATAGCCGCTTAATCGCCAGTAAATCTGACAATGATCCATCAATGATTAAGTCGTCTTTTCTAGAGCGTGCATCAATAACTTGGCGAAAATTTTCTTGGTAGGCACTAAGGTGCTTATGCATACGAGACAGCACATAGGTATCGTCAATCTCACCACTTTGGGTAACAGGATCGGCAAGCTCATCTAGCCTTTTATTGATAGAGAGCATCAACCTTTCAAAACGTGTTACCGCAGATTGGCTCGCATTTTCTTTGTAGATGAGCACATTCCGCTGTAGGTCGATAACATCTCTTTCGAGTTCTTTTACTATTCCCACATCAACCACAGCACGACTCGATGCCGCCATGCCGCTGCTTAATACAGATTGGTTTTCTCTAGCAATATACCCTTGTACTAAGAGCAGGGCGACTAAAGCAATTAATACGAGAATAAGTTGCGTTCGAATCGATGACAGCATAGCTATTATTGTGCCTTTGACTTAACCAATTGGGTTAAGACGTAATAAATTCATACCATTTTTGGAGGCTATATTCGTAGGTTGGCATGACAGTATTCCATACTGCGATGTTACTAAACCTATCTTCATAGCTTCCACCTGAGCGCTGTTCACCTTTTTGAACACTAACCTTACCTGCCGGGCCTTTTAGATTTTCGCTTGCAGGTAACCCTTTGTACCAATAATCCCATT
The nucleotide sequence above comes from Alteromonas naphthalenivorans. Encoded proteins:
- a CDS encoding ATP-binding protein, with amino-acid sequence MLSSIRTQLILVLIALVALLLVQGYIARENQSVLSSGMAASSRAVVDVGIVKELERDVIDLQRNVLIYKENASQSAVTRFERLMLSINKRLDELADPVTQSGEIDDTYVLSRMHKHLSAYQENFRQVIDARSRKDDLIIDGSLSDLLAIKRLFDTANEDFALPQSTIDKLNFHIAKAENAILRYLMKPDMALITQFNEAITAIKAVTMNNHTLHSQVNELLEKAEADLFKLTQITQGNLFLVNVVMAGSANEFLYLSGELANQVTSKTESITHNTYLVAQETQRNGEIFSLVAILLAVIAAIFTAYRILGPIRTITHVFNRLSEGQNISSIPGNSRNDEIGNLARAAHVFSDKNKQTEILLSEARGLNGRLESLNSELTESKIKAERATASKSIFLANMSHEIRTPMNGIIGLIELAQQHPVPDIVSGYLDKAAYSSQILMSVINDILDFSKIEAGKLKIEEVSFSLHSLFDNLIAVIALKAKEKNLVVRFIVSPSIPPQVIGDPLRIAQIIMNIGSNAVKFTEQGQICIRFDGSINDKGNLLSLTMNIEDSGIGMSERQLARIFNPFTQADDATNRKYGGTGLGLTIVKQLTDLMGGSLSATSVEGKGSTFTISLPLRVFKNQPGIFDLTPQLPTSSVYLTSSPLLPDIYQSIVQISQANIMDIYAAQSLDSLPKHLIVDIPSFGVFKDNIRWLHELAEQGTHVGLIMDTVGSALQDKYNSLWKGPLIMHPFTPAQFEHFMSMVVSNETRKTMTKKADIIEDISLEGHVLLVEDNNINQIVTGEMLKTLGITFDIAEDGNQAVRKIENAPHYDLVLMDVQMPVMDGYEATKALRKAGFTTLPIIGLSANAMKEDKQSAIDVGMNDYLTKPIKRKALVDMLKRYMNH